The genomic DNA GAGCCGAGTGGCGGCAGGCTGATCAGCGCCGAAGCCCGGGCACCACGCGGCGATGCCGAAGCGTTGGGGGTGAAGGTCGCCGAAGACTTGCTTGGCCAGGGCGCGGAGGAAATTCTCAAGGCAGTTTACGGCGAGGCAGGTCACGAGTGACTGCCTGGCGCCTGCTGCTGACGCGCCCTGCGGATGACTGTGCGGCGCTCGCCGAAAACCTGGCCGGGCAGGGGATTTTTAGCAGTTGCCTGCCGCTTTTGGAAATTGCGCCGTTACCGGTTTCTGAGAAGATCGCCCGGGCGATAGGGCAATTGTCGGGTTGCAGCGCGGTGATCGTGGTCAGCAAACCGGCAGCGCGTATTGCGCTGCAACTGCTCGATGCCTATGGGCCGCAGTCACCGGCGATGCCATGGTTCAGCGTCGGTGCGGCGACGGCGCAGATTCTCAAGGATCACGGCCTCGACGTGAGCTTCCCGGTCGATGGCGATGACAGCGAAGCATTGCTGCAATTGCCGCGTCTGCGTGAGGCCGTGACCCGGCCCGGTGCGCAGGTGTTGATTCTGCGCGGCGAGGGTGGTCGTGAGTTGCTCGCCGAGCGCCTGCGCGAGCTAGGTGCTAGTGTCGAGTATCTGGAATTGTATCGACGTGACCTGCCAGCCTATGCGCCGCAAACACTGCCGCGGCGGATCGAAGCGGAACGCTTGAACGGGCTGGTGGTCAGCAGTGGACAGGGTTTCGAGCACTTGCGCCAGATGGCCGGCGATGGCTGGCCGACGATTGCGCGGTTGCCGTTGTTTGTTCCAAGCCCAAGGGTCGCCGAGCTGGCACGTGCCGCCGGGGCCCAAACAGTTGTGGATTGCCGCGGCGCGAGTGCCGCGGCTTTGCTGACGGCGTTACGGGAGCATCCCGTGCCCGTTCTCTAATGCAAAGGATGGATACGTGAGCGAAACAGCCTTGCCAAAAGATGACGTCCAACCAGTGATTGATGCGCCGGTTGAAACTCCACCGCCGGCCAAAGAGCCACGCCGAGGCAATGGCCTGGCCATCGTCGCCCTGTTGCTCGGCGCTGCCGGTGTCGCGATCGGTGGCTGGGGAGTCTGGCAGGTGCGTCACCTGCAAACCAATACTCAGCAACAGTCGGGTCAGGTTCAGGCGTTGAACGATCAGGCGCAGAGTCTGAAACTCAACGAACAGCGCCTGACCGAGCGCCTTGCGCAGTTGCCAGGTGCCGACGAACTCGCCGAGCGCCAGCGTCTGGTCGCGCAGCTTCAAGGCGATCAGCAACGCCTCAATCAGCGTCTGGAAACCGTCCTTGGCGCCAGCCGCAAGGATTGGCGTCTGGCCGAGGCCGAGCACCTGCTGCGGCTTGCCAGCCTGCGTCTGTCGGCGTTGCAGGACATCAGCAGTGCTCAGGCCCTGGTGCAGGGTGCTGACGAAATCCTCCGTGAACAGAACGATCCCGGTTCGTTTGCTGCCCGTGAGCAAGTGGCCAAAACCCTGGTCGCGTTGCGCAGCACCGAGCAGCCAGATCGCACCGGGTTGTTCCTGCGTCTGGGGGCGCTGCGTGATCAGGTCATCGACCTCACCGAGCTGGCGCCGGAGTACAAGGATCGCGGTGAATCGCTGCTCGGCCTGACCGCCGATGGTGATGGCGCCAGTCGCTGGGCGCAGTGGTGGGATAAGGTCTCGCGCTACATCCGTATCGATTTCGACGCAGACAAGAATGTGAAGCCGCTGTTGGCCGGGCAAAGTCTGAGTCAGGTGCGTCTGGCCCT from Pseudomonas baetica includes the following:
- a CDS encoding uroporphyrinogen-III synthase, producing the protein MTAWRLLLTRPADDCAALAENLAGQGIFSSCLPLLEIAPLPVSEKIARAIGQLSGCSAVIVVSKPAARIALQLLDAYGPQSPAMPWFSVGAATAQILKDHGLDVSFPVDGDDSEALLQLPRLREAVTRPGAQVLILRGEGGRELLAERLRELGASVEYLELYRRDLPAYAPQTLPRRIEAERLNGLVVSSGQGFEHLRQMAGDGWPTIARLPLFVPSPRVAELARAAGAQTVVDCRGASAAALLTALREHPVPVL
- a CDS encoding uroporphyrinogen-III C-methyltransferase; translated protein: MSETALPKDDVQPVIDAPVETPPPAKEPRRGNGLAIVALLLGAAGVAIGGWGVWQVRHLQTNTQQQSGQVQALNDQAQSLKLNEQRLTERLAQLPGADELAERQRLVAQLQGDQQRLNQRLETVLGASRKDWRLAEAEHLLRLASLRLSALQDISSAQALVQGADEILREQNDPGSFAAREQVAKTLVALRSTEQPDRTGLFLRLGALRDQVIDLTELAPEYKDRGESLLGLTADGDGASRWAQWWDKVSRYIRIDFDADKNVKPLLAGQSLSQVRLALSLALEQAQWAALNGQAPVYTQALAEARDVLKGNFNPDNAQSKVMLEQVGELSKEPVTVNTPDLTGTLSAVQAYLERRNVNAQESVKPFAKPAASTAQEATP